In the Heteronotia binoei isolate CCM8104 ecotype False Entrance Well chromosome 13, APGP_CSIRO_Hbin_v1, whole genome shotgun sequence genome, one interval contains:
- the LOC132581860 gene encoding olfactory receptor 13H1-like, whose product MTVFQNLRNKAESVMGSPNETIVTEFILIGFSEHPRAQTVFFWFILMVYLISFFGNGLMIILIIGDSHLHSPMYFFLCILSFIDIVISSNVLPESLVNCFFFRPTISFFGCLIQMYVGLLLVVMECVLLAVMAYDRFAAICRPLHYMQIMSWRFCTGLVSLCIVLALLNTVINILLRPTDFCGENIINHFACELQSFLKLACSDTRLSELYVQLSTLVLVVSPFGFIVVTYGRIGLAVLRIRSTQGRKKAFSTCSSHLTVVSVFYGTIIIMYLMPQPKSSSDKDKVVSLLYGVLTSMLNPLIYSLRNKDVKGAFWRVFSKKMSE is encoded by the exons ATGACGGTGTTTCAAAATCT AAGGAACAAGGCAGAGAGTGTCATGGGAAGTCCAAATGAGACGATAGTGACAGAATTCATCTTGATTGGGTTTTCAGAACACCCCCGAGCCCAGACTGTGTTCTTTTGGTTCATCTTGATGGTATACCTCATAAGCTTTTTTGGGAATGGGCTCATGATCATATTGATCATTGGTGACTCCCATCTTCATTCTCCCATGTATTTCTTTCTCTGCATCCTCTCCTTCATAGATATTGTCATCTCCAGCAATGTGCTTCCTGAGTCCCTGGTCAATTGCTTCTTTTTCAGGCCCACCATCTCCTTCTTTGGATGCTTGATTCAGATGTATGTTGGTCTACTACTCGTCGTAATGGAATGTGTCCTTCTGGCAGTTATGGCATATGATCGCTTTGCAGCGATATGCCGGCCACTCCACTATATGCAGATCATGAGCTGGAGATTTTGTACCGGCTTGGTGTCTTTATGCATAGTCCTTGCCTTACTGAATACTGTGATCAACATACTGTTGCGGCCCACTGACTTCTGTGGGGAAAATATCATTAACCATTTTGCATGTGAGTTGCAATCGTTCCTAAAACTGGCCTGCTCAGACACACGCCTTAGTGAGCTCTACGTGCAACTTTCCACCCTTGTTCTGGTAGTATCACCCTTTGGCTTCATTGTCGTAACCTATGGGCGCATAGGCTTAGCAGTCCTGCGCATTCGCTCAACACAGGGTCGCAAGAAAGCCTTCTCCACCTGTAGTTCTCACCTCACCGTGGTTAGTGTCTTTTATGGTACAATCATCATCATGTACTTAATGCCCCAACCAAAATCTTCTTCAGATAAAGATAAGGTCGTATCTTTACTGTACGGGGTCTTAACTTCCATGCTCAACCCCCTGATTTACAGCTTGAGAAACAAGGATGTGAAGGGAGCTTTCTGGAGAGTGTTTAGTAAGAAAATGTCAGAATAA